DNA from Pelobacter propionicus DSM 2379:
CGACCCGCCTGCTTCGGAATTGTTGAGGGAGATCGAAAAGGAAAAGGTCTCACGCGAAGGCGCGAAGACGCGAAGGAAAGAAACCAAGCTGCCGCCCATCAAGCCGGAGAAAGTGCCCTACCAACTGCCAAAGGGGTGGGAATGGGTGAGGTTGGGAGACGCAGGCGCTTTTGAAAGAGGAAGATCGAAACATCGCCCACGAAACGACAAGCGCCTGTTTGAACATGGCACCTATCCCTTTGTCCAGACAGGCGACGTTTCAAGGTCAAAGGCAACTGAGAATCAAATTATGACATGCACCAGCTACTACAATGATTTCGGCCTAAAACAAAGTCGCCTCTGGGAAAAGGGTACTTTATGCATAACCATCGCTGCCAATATCGCTGAAACTGGCTTCCTTGGAATGGATGCCTGTATTCCTGACAGCGTTGTTGCATTCTTGGGAGTAAACAAATCCCTTGAAAAACTGGTTAAGGTGTTCATTGATGTGGCAAAAGGCGACTTGGAGCACTTTGCACCGTCTACTGCTCAGAAAAACATAAACCTCGGCATCATCAATGAGTTGTTATTTCCACTTCCTCCCCTCAATGAACAACACCGCATAGTCGCCCGCATCGACCAGTTGATGGCCCTGTGCGATACACTGGAGCAACGGATTGACGCTGCCACCGTCAAACGGACCGAACTGCTGGGTGCCGTGATGGCTACAATATGAACAATTGCCATCAAATCTTTTACCCTTCGTGTCTTCGTGCCTTCGTGTGAGATCAAATCCCGAAGATGATTGTGATAAATGGAATCATTTGGAAGATTTCAGTGGAGTGACCATGCCCCTGTTCACCTATTTCCCCACCCCCGCCTTCAGCGCCAAGCTGGCCAGGATCGAGAAACAGGATCCTCCCGGCCACGCCCGCATCCTGGGGGTGATCGAGCGTCTGCTGGAAAACCCCGCCGATGCCGACGGCTGGATGCACGGCGGGCACCACGGGCGGCTCAAGAAGTACGTCGGCCGCCGCGACTACCGGCTTATCTATCACTGGTGCCAGCGGTGCCGCAAGGAGGGGAGGAAGCTGGAGCAGCAGTGCGGCTTCTGCAACCAGATCCAGGACAACAGCGTGGTCTTCTTCGATGTCTACCACAAGAACGGGGCCAGCCGGATCACCTGATACGTGATTCTGGGCACTATCTCACGCCAGCTTATCCCGCCGCTTTGCTCCCCAGACGGTCCGCCTCGCTCTCCAGGGACGGATCGTCGTTCACCGGCATGCCGGCCACCTCGGTGGTGGGGCTGACCCTTCCCTCCCGCTGCTGCACCACGTGGGCCAGTTCGTGGCCCAGAAGCTGCCGTCCGGCGCTGGTGTCCGGGCTGAACTGCCCCGGCGCGAAGTGGATGTCGTTCCCCTGGGTGTAGGCTAGCGCCCCCACCTCCGTGGCCTTGCCGGAGTCGGGGTGAACTCTCACGTCGGAGAAGTCCGAGCCCAATCCCCGTTCCATGCCCGACCGCAGGCCATCGGGAATGCCGCCGGACGGCTTGAGCTGGGCGGGAAACCTCCCCTGCAGCGGTTCCTCTTCCTCCTGCGGCGCCATCTGGGCGCTGAATTTTCCCTGCGTCAACTCCTCTTCCTCCGGCATCTTGCCCTGTGCGGCGAACGTCCCCTGTTTCGGCTCGTCCTCCTCTTCGGGAAGGCGTTGGGCCGTAAATTTCCCCTGCTTGGCCAGCTCTTCGTCTTCCGTTTTGGACTGGAACTGGGCCAGACGTTTTCCCTGGGCGACCATGCGCGGGCTGTTGCCGATCATCTCCTGGAGCGGGCTCTGGGGAGTGGTAGCAGATGCATGATCCGGTGTGCGGTGCGTGGCCGGGCCGGTTATCACCTCTCTTGACCTCTTCTGCGCGCTTTTCATCGTTGGCTCCCTCCTCAACACGGGTAGGTGTTCATGCCTCTTTTCCGTACTGCGTGTAATTGGTGATGATGATCGACTTATCCGGTATGGTAGCCGGCACGTCGCCATTCTCCTTCAGAGCCGCCTTGACCTTGGAATCGTAGTCCACGTGCTTGGGGTGGGACTTGTACTGGAAGATCAGGTAGGGGCCCCTGACGTTGAGCTGCTGCACGACGTTCAGGGCGTCGGTGT
Protein-coding regions in this window:
- a CDS encoding eCIS core domain-containing protein: MKSAQKRSREVITGPATHRTPDHASATTPQSPLQEMIGNSPRMVAQGKRLAQFQSKTEDEELAKQGKFTAQRLPEEEDEPKQGTFAAQGKMPEEEELTQGKFSAQMAPQEEEEPLQGRFPAQLKPSGGIPDGLRSGMERGLGSDFSDVRVHPDSGKATEVGALAYTQGNDIHFAPGQFSPDTSAGRQLLGHELAHVVQQREGRVSPTTEVAGMPVNDDPSLESEADRLGSKAAG
- a CDS encoding type II toxin-antitoxin system RelE family toxin, producing MPLFTYFPTPAFSAKLARIEKQDPPGHARILGVIERLLENPADADGWMHGGHHGRLKKYVGRRDYRLIYHWCQRCRKEGRKLEQQCGFCNQIQDNSVVFFDVYHKNGASRIT